From the Lathyrus oleraceus cultivar Zhongwan6 chromosome 4, CAAS_Psat_ZW6_1.0, whole genome shotgun sequence genome, one window contains:
- the LOC127135750 gene encoding uncharacterized protein LOC127135750, whose product MSQHQDTSASKNTKSTPKFSVPPMGVPDDEILDVSPLSVIPAADIDLNQPISIDASASACSNQGNPYSILSGSTPVTKYKEGTHYTDRVIRDIVTRILNEGHSVKGVSTPLAQMYPPPEVEQPSGKGDGSSSSEKALAAEGLRSLGQTVSDKGKSVACNTANASHSKKHDDANVVIDLEDGSSDDQEESLIHHIKPSVAKRMKTRKGKSVAELMSSREAKKTAVIGPFKPWSKVEIKKRKVKDDYEPEEDIEEDVPDISPAKKTTVRKSLVKVPAVHLDNISFHLEDEAAKWKYVIQRRVAMERELGKDDADVKEVMDPIQAAGLLKVVARFSQCYKGLVKEFIVNITEDIFDKNNKEFCKVYVRGKCITFSLTVINNFLGRNNEGAGELEVTDNQVCREITAK is encoded by the coding sequence atgtcacaacatcaagaTACATCTGCTTCTAAAAATACTAAGTCTACTCCAAAATTTAGTGTTCCTCCCATGGGCGTCCCTGATGATGAGATTCTGGATGTTTCTCCTCTCTCTGTTATTCCCGCCGCGGACATTGATTTGAACCAACCCATCTCCATTGATGCCTCCGCTTCTGCATGTTCCAATCAAGGTAATCCCTATAGTATTCTGTCTGGTTCAACTCCTGTCACTAAGTATAAGGAAGGAACCCACTATACTGATCGTGTTATAAGAGACATAGTTACTAGAATTCTTAATGAAGGCCACTCTGTGAAGGGGGTTTCTACTCCCCTTGCTCAAATGTATCCCCCTCCTGAGGTTGAACAACCTAGTGGTAAGGGTGATGGTTCCTCCAGTTCTGAAAAGGCCTTGGCTGCTGAAGGGTTGCGCTCTCTAGGGCAAACCGTGTCTGACAAAGGGAAATCTGTGGCCTGTAACACGGCTAATGCTTCCCACTCTAAGAAGCATGATGATGCAAATGTTGTGATTGATCTAGAGGATGGTAGCTCTGATGATCAAGAGGAAAGCTTGATTCATCACATAAAGCCAAGTGTGGCTAAACGCATGAAGACTCGCAAAGGAAAATCTGTGGCTGAACTTATGTCATCTAGAGAAGCTAAGAAGACTGCTGTCATTGGTCCCTTCAAACCATGGAGCAAGGTTGAAATAAAGAAGAGGAAGGTCAAAGATGATTATGAGCCTGAAGAGGATattgaggaagatgtccctgacatctcgCCTGCGAAGAAAACTACTGTTAGGAAGTCTCTTGTTAAAGTACCTGCTGTTCATTTGGATAACATCTCCTTCCATCTTGAGGATGAAGCTGCTAAGTGGAAATATGTGATTCAGAGAAGGGTAGCTATGGAAAGGGAATTGGGAAAAGATGATGCTGATgtcaaggaggtcatggaccCGATACAAGCTGCTGGGCTTTTGAAGGTTGTTGCTAGGTTCTCTCAATGCTACAAAGGTTTAGTCAAAGAATTTATTGTTAATATTACTGAGGATATTTTTGATAAGAACAACAAGGAGTTCTGCAAGGTGTATGTGAGGGGTAAGTGTATAACATTCTCTCTTACTGTTATTAATAATTTTCTAGGCAGAAATAATGAGGGTGCAGGAGAATTAGAGGTTACAGACAATCAGGTCTGTAGGGAGATTACAGCTAAGTAG